From the Marivivens sp. LCG002 genome, the window CGCCCAGTCTCGATGAAAGTCACACCGTCTTTGGGAAGTAGGCGTGTTAACTTTTGGGTCACCTTCCAGCGTGTCATTACGCCTTCATATGCCGCCTTCCCAGCCTCTGTGGTGTGGAACTCTCGTTTACCTGAACTGGGATCACGTTTGATCAACCCACCCGTCTCTAGCGCCTCCAACGTGCGTTTCCCGATCTTTGCACCAACCGCAGGAAACTGTGTCCAGTGATCATGCCCAAGCAGCATCCCGACAAAGATATGCTTCTGCTGCGATCGAGGTTTAGATGCCTCAAAATCTTTCCAACGGATGGCACGTAATGCTGCATGAATAAACGACGCCATAATACAATTGTAGCTTTGGAACTTTGGACCAGAGCAAGGTAGTTGAAGTCGCTTCAAGAGAAGAGAGGTCAATTGTTCAGCTTCTGGATTGAACGGTTCATAGATTGGCTTCAGAAGGATGAGGACGGCGTTGTCGGTCTGAATACTTTCAGAGTTCATGATCACATTGCGAACTGGGTTGAAAAGCTGAAATTCCACAATGAAAATTATCAATACCACGTTGGCTCTCAAAAGCGGGCTTATTCACGCCATCCAAACTGGGCCAAGCAAGAATCAAGTGTATTGCGATAAGCAGATCGTCCATTAGAACTTCTATCCATTTCATTTACCATGCCACCCCAAAAACCCCCGCTGCCACCAAAGGTTGTGCATTCCCTCAGTAATCCGTAGCCCGTACATGTTGTCCTACTACCAAAGTCTGTGCGGGGGGTAGAGTTTGCAGCAATTCTTCTAGCGTTTTCAGCTTGCGGTACGCAAATTGCTTTCGCTTGGGTAGCCGAAACCGATGGGTTGTCGGTAATAGCCACCATTCCTGCTTCTCGACGAACAGTGCCCTCAGTTGGAGTTCGCTGAGGTGCAGGCCCATTTCTGAATACCGAGTTGGAAGGCATTTCATATGTCTCTGAGGAGGGCACTTTCTCCCGAACGCTGCTAACGATCCTGTTGGGGGCTAAGCGCTCCAAGCCAAATGTTTCTACGTAACTTCTGACAGCATTGTGTGTTTGTGGGCCCCAAAGCCCGTCAATGGCGCCCGGATAATACCCAAGTTGTTTGAGGCCATATTGGAACCTTACTCTTCGTATTTGGGACATCTGAAGAAAAAATAGCCTCATTTGTTCAATAGGAAAAACTACTTGTGTTTCACACAGCAAATCCCGTGCCTTTGCCTCATTAACGAATGGCTGATCTGGAAGGTATTGCTTCCATCTATGCTGTCCGTCGCTCCCAATGAATGTTGCATTGAAACAAAGCTCCTCAACAGAGCAGCTATCTAGGCTAGTCGGCGTACATTCGGCTACCTGTGCCGTTCCGCACCTTAAACCTCTTGATTTTGCCTCATCGACGAACAGTCGGTCTCTTAGGTTTCCCTTCCAGTTGTATTGACCGCTGCGATTTACGAATGTTGCATTGAAACAAAGCTCCTCAACAGAGCAGCTATCTAGGCTAGTCGGCGTACATTCGGCTACCTGTGCCGTTCCGCACCTTAAACCTCTTGTTTTTGCTTCATCAACGAATGGCTGATCTGGAAGGTATTGCTTCCATCTATGCTGTCCATCGCTCCCAATGAATGTAGCCTTGAAGCAAACTTCTTCACTTGAACATGTGCTGAGATTTGAAGCTAAGCAGTTAGCAGCGACTTCACCAAATCCAACGGACGGATTGAGTAGCGTCATTAAACAAAGTAGGTTAAGCGCCAAATTTTGTAGCTTAATTTTCACCATCGATTGGTCCACTAAACGAGAAGTTAAGATAAAGAATATGTCATTGCTTACCTTTAACCTTTGAAAGCCCAAGAAAGCCCAATCATTTTTGAATGATAAAAGCGGGTCATTCTAAATGCAAAGTCAAATTAGATACCTTTAGTGAATACACCTCTAAGGTAATAAGAACACCTAAGAGTTGTTTGCATCCAGCTCACCCTCACAGTCCAATCCCCACGCTAATCTCTCTGACTTGAATTTCCCGTTGTTAACCGCCCCTAACCCCTTCGTGTTTCCCCAAAGGGTGGGTCCAAGAGAATAGCCATCTATACACTGTCGGCTTGCTAGGTCCGCCAGCTATGGCGCTCAGCCACACCTTCTCCTTCCATCGCTAGGTAGAAGCTATCTCACGGACAGAACTGATACAGGCACTCACTGTTAATGCTCATGGCTATACTGTCAGTGACTGTCGATATGCGCTGGGCGTTATCTATCCTCACGCTATTAACGGGGACATGATGCGGGCTGGTATGCGTGACGTGCAGCGGGTGGCTCTACTGACGGACTATCCTTCAAGAACCGCTTGCTAATGCCGACTGTATGAAACTCCCCGTTACCCTAGGGGCTAATAATCGGCGGTTAGACTGGCAGACAGAACAGGCCGCATACTCCCGTCCACGACAGATCGAACAGTTCCATGTTCTCTCACGTGTGAAGATGGTCATGAAGACCAACAGCAAAGGCTGTCAGTCATCCCACAGCTACTATCACCCAGTTCCTAAAGCCACCTCTCTGGCAGAGCAGGTATATGTACATCGGGTATACCCCCCTGTGGCCCATGCCCCCGCACAGACTCTCAAGGGCACCCAGAGAGTCCAACTCTTACATCTAGCCGGGTGAGACTCTGGAAAGATAGACGATGCGGTATGGCTCTCTGTGTGACTATCAGGAGCATCACAAGAAAAAGGCCTCTCTCCTGCTTTCATCAAAACTAGAGACCTAAGTGCAAGAAAGGCAAATTGCGAACCTACTCTTGGCTCCTCGAACCCTGTCACACATCTTGTCACACATAACCTGTTAAAGAGCTGTTGACCTCCAGTAGTGATCACGTATTCTTTAAAGCGGAAATGAAGTAAGTCTATGGGAATAAAGGATAATTTAAATCCTTCAGGTGCCAGTGGCCGCAAGGCCGTGGAGGTTCGAGTCCTCTCCTGGGCACCATATCCCCCGACATTTTAAGAGCTCTCCAGAACGCAGCATTGTTGCGGTTCGCATGGTCTTTTCATGGCATCATGCCGTTGTGCGGATCGGTGTGTCGTAAAGGCAGCGCGGCGATTGGAGAATATCGGCGCGACACAACCGTAATGCGCCCCCTGACTATACTCTTGGAATGGTGGAAATGCGGGAGCATAACTTGCTTTTTCAGATAGCTTTTTCGAAAAAACAGTATGTTTTTATATGAAAAGCCAGTCGCGTGACTGTACGGCCTCAATTTCTCAAGATCCTTGTTCACCTGTTGAATTCAACGGCATTGGTCACGTTTGCCCAAGCGCAAGACCTTCCTGATCTGGCGTCGATCCAAAGCGGCGCGGCCAGCATCAGCCAAGACGGCAGCCGTTTTGTCATCCAGCAAGCAGACCCGACACTCCATCTCGATTGGAACAGTTTCAATATCGGAGATGGCAAATCGGTTGAATTCCAACAGCCGAGTGAAGCGTCGATCGCGCTCAATTCCATTCTGTCCGAAAGCCCGTCACAGATCGACGGGGCCCTCACGGCTAACGGCAAGGTATTTTTCTCGAATCCCAACGGGATTGTTTTCGGCCCCAATGCGCGAGTGGATGTCGGTAGTCTTTTGGCCACGACCCATGCACTTGGCGAGACTGCGGATGGAAGCTTTACGCTCTCCTCTTCGGGAGGGGGATCGGTCATCAACCTCGGGCAACTTGAAGGG encodes:
- a CDS encoding peptidoglycan-binding domain-containing protein → MVKIKLQNLALNLLCLMTLLNPSVGFGEVAANCLASNLSTCSSEEVCFKATFIGSDGQHRWKQYLPDQPFVDEAKTRGLRCGTAQVAECTPTSLDSCSVEELCFNATFVNRSGQYNWKGNLRDRLFVDEAKSRGLRCGTAQVAECTPTSLDSCSVEELCFNATFIGSDGQHRWKQYLPDQPFVNEAKARDLLCETQVVFPIEQMRLFFLQMSQIRRVRFQYGLKQLGYYPGAIDGLWGPQTHNAVRSYVETFGLERLAPNRIVSSVREKVPSSETYEMPSNSVFRNGPAPQRTPTEGTVRREAGMVAITDNPSVSATQAKAICVPQAENARRIAANSTPRTDFGSRTTCTGYGLLRECTTFGGSGGFWGGMVNEMDRSSNGRSAYRNTLDSCLAQFGWRE